One genomic segment of Pseudonocardia sp. T1-2H includes these proteins:
- a CDS encoding HAD family hydrolase encodes MDKVTALDPAVRAGEAAAAAAVAAGETPVASDAPPTDLTAAAFFDVDNTMMVGASIFHFARGLAARKFFTTSDMAGFAWQQIKFRIGGREDKTGIAGHRDTALSFVAGRPVEDVVTLGEEIYDELMADRIWAGTRALAQMHLDAGQRVWLVTATPVELALIIARRLGLTGALGTVAESVDGHYTGRLVGEILHGPAKAHAVRALAATEGLDLRRCAAYSDSVNDVPMLSAVGTAVAVNPDSELRDVAKARGWQVRDFRTGRRAARIGVPSVLGAGAVAGAVAAGVAYRRR; translated from the coding sequence ATGGACAAGGTCACCGCGCTGGACCCCGCGGTCCGCGCCGGGGAGGCGGCCGCCGCCGCGGCCGTCGCCGCGGGCGAGACCCCGGTGGCGTCGGACGCCCCGCCGACGGACCTCACGGCCGCCGCGTTCTTCGACGTGGACAACACGATGATGGTCGGCGCGTCGATCTTCCACTTCGCCCGCGGCCTGGCCGCGCGGAAGTTCTTCACCACCTCGGACATGGCCGGGTTCGCCTGGCAGCAGATCAAGTTCCGGATCGGCGGCCGGGAGGACAAGACCGGGATCGCCGGGCACCGGGACACCGCGCTGTCGTTCGTGGCGGGCCGGCCGGTCGAGGACGTCGTCACCCTCGGCGAGGAGATCTACGACGAGCTGATGGCGGACCGGATCTGGGCCGGCACCCGCGCGCTCGCCCAGATGCACCTCGACGCCGGGCAGCGGGTCTGGCTGGTCACGGCCACCCCGGTGGAGCTCGCCCTGATCATCGCGCGCCGCCTCGGGCTCACCGGGGCCCTGGGCACCGTCGCGGAGAGCGTCGACGGGCACTACACGGGCCGGCTCGTCGGGGAGATCCTGCACGGCCCGGCCAAGGCCCACGCCGTGCGCGCGCTGGCCGCCACCGAGGGACTGGACCTGCGGCGCTGCGCCGCCTACTCGGACTCGGTGAACGACGTGCCGATGCTCTCGGCCGTCGGTACCGCGGTCGCGGTCAACCCGGACTCGGAGCTGCGGGACGTCGCGAAGGCCCGCGGGTGGCAGGTCCGGGACTTCCGGACGGGTCGCAGGGCCGCCCGGATCGGCGTCCCGTCCGTGCTGGGCGCCGGGGCCGTCGCGGGCGCCGTGGCGGCGGGCGTGGCGTACAGACGCCGCTGA
- a CDS encoding lysophospholipid acyltransferase family protein: MPEARVIPLHADENGSRTRWKLGAGSGARRNRSSGPPAEPITHPSAVREPEPEPAPNPAAWEVGLEQLLAFARRRLSGDYTVDEFGYDRDLADSVLLPAVRPLYRKWFRVETIGMHNVPDTGGALIVANHSGTLPLDALMTIVALHDDHPRHRQLRLLGADLMFKLPIVGELARKNGATLACMPDAERLMDSGELVGVYPEGFKGIGKPFRDRYKLQRFGRGGFVSAALRTGVPIIPCSIVGAEEIYPKIGDIAPLARLIGAPYFPVTPLFPLLGALGAIPLPSKWYIEFGEPIRTDRHDPADADDPMLVFNLTDQVRETIQHTLYRLLSQRRNVFLG, translated from the coding sequence GTGCCGGAAGCACGGGTCATCCCGCTGCACGCTGACGAGAACGGGTCACGGACGCGCTGGAAGCTGGGCGCGGGGAGTGGGGCGCGGCGCAACCGAAGCTCCGGGCCACCGGCGGAACCGATCACCCACCCGTCGGCGGTGCGGGAGCCCGAACCCGAGCCGGCTCCGAACCCCGCCGCCTGGGAGGTGGGGCTCGAGCAGCTCCTGGCCTTCGCCCGGCGCCGCCTGTCCGGGGACTACACGGTCGACGAGTTCGGCTACGACCGCGACCTCGCGGACTCGGTGCTGCTCCCGGCGGTCCGCCCGCTGTACCGCAAGTGGTTCCGGGTCGAGACCATCGGCATGCACAACGTCCCGGACACCGGCGGCGCGCTGATCGTCGCCAACCACTCGGGCACCCTGCCGCTGGACGCGTTGATGACCATCGTCGCCCTGCACGACGACCATCCGCGGCACCGCCAGCTACGCCTCCTCGGCGCCGACCTGATGTTCAAGCTCCCGATCGTGGGCGAGCTGGCCCGCAAGAACGGCGCCACGCTCGCCTGCATGCCGGACGCCGAGCGGCTGATGGACTCCGGCGAGCTCGTCGGCGTCTACCCGGAGGGCTTCAAGGGCATCGGGAAGCCGTTCCGGGACCGCTACAAGCTGCAGCGCTTCGGCCGCGGCGGCTTCGTGTCGGCGGCGCTGCGGACCGGTGTGCCGATCATCCCGTGCTCGATCGTCGGGGCCGAGGAGATCTACCCCAAGATCGGGGACATCGCGCCGCTGGCCCGGCTGATCGGGGCGCCGTACTTCCCGGTCACGCCGCTGTTCCCGCTGCTCGGCGCGCTCGGGGCGATCCCGCTGCCGTCGAAGTGGTACATCGAGTTCGGTGAGCCGATCCGGACGGACCGGCACGATCCCGCGGACGCCGACGACCCGATGCTGGTGTTCAACCTGACGGACCAGGTGCGCGAGACCATCCAGCACACCCTCTACCGGCTGCTGAGCCAGCGCAGGAACGTCTTCCTCGGCTGA
- a CDS encoding 30S ribosomal protein bS22, with product MGSVIKKRRKRMSKKKHRKLLRKTRVQRRKLGK from the coding sequence ATGGGCTCAGTCATCAAGAAGCGCCGCAAGCGGATGTCGAAGAAGAAGCACCGCAAGCTCCTTCGTAAGACCCGCGTGCAGCGTCGCAAGCTCGGCAAGTGA
- a CDS encoding helix-turn-helix domain-containing protein, whose product MASGTPEQQGTPEQPPGRPDQIGLGAVQFLTVAEVAAMMRVSKMTVYRLVHGGELPAARVGRSFRVPKRAVEDYLRSAYFDAG is encoded by the coding sequence ATGGCCTCCGGAACGCCCGAACAGCAGGGCACGCCCGAACAGCCGCCGGGCAGGCCCGACCAGATAGGCCTGGGCGCGGTGCAGTTCCTGACCGTCGCCGAGGTCGCCGCCATGATGCGGGTCTCGAAGATGACCGTGTACCGGCTCGTCCACGGCGGGGAGCTCCCGGCCGCGCGGGTGGGTCGGTCCTTCCGGGTCCCGAAGCGCGCGGTCGAGGACTACCTGCGCAGCGCCTACTTCGACGCGGGCTGA
- the proC gene encoding pyrroline-5-carboxylate reductase, whose amino-acid sequence MTRIAVLGAGKIGEALLSGLLKAGRAPGDLVFTERHPERAAELTGRLGVESADVPTAAAKADVVVVAVKPQDIAPVLRELDGALGAGTLVVTLCAGLPTALFEGGLPAGTPVVRVMPNTPMVVGEAMSAISAGSHATDEHLAVVEELLGAVGRVVRVPETQQDAVTALSGSGPAYFFYLVEAMIDAGILLGLPRAVAADLIVQSAYGAAVMLRESDDHPVILRENVTSPAGTTISAIRELERHGVRAALIAAIEAARDRSVELGRTVQK is encoded by the coding sequence ATGACACGCATCGCGGTGCTGGGGGCCGGGAAGATCGGCGAGGCGCTCCTGTCGGGGCTGTTGAAGGCCGGGCGGGCGCCCGGGGACCTGGTGTTCACCGAACGCCACCCCGAGCGGGCGGCCGAGCTGACCGGGCGGCTGGGGGTCGAGAGCGCGGACGTGCCGACGGCCGCGGCGAAGGCGGACGTCGTGGTCGTCGCCGTCAAGCCGCAGGACATCGCGCCCGTCCTGCGGGAGCTGGACGGCGCGCTCGGCGCCGGCACGCTCGTCGTCACGCTGTGCGCGGGGCTGCCGACCGCGCTGTTCGAGGGCGGGCTGCCCGCGGGCACCCCGGTCGTGCGGGTCATGCCGAACACCCCGATGGTGGTCGGCGAGGCGATGAGCGCGATCTCCGCCGGCAGCCACGCCACCGACGAGCACCTGGCCGTCGTCGAGGAGCTGCTCGGTGCGGTCGGCCGCGTCGTCCGGGTCCCGGAGACCCAGCAGGACGCCGTGACCGCGCTCTCCGGCTCCGGCCCGGCGTACTTCTTCTACCTGGTCGAAGCCATGATCGACGCCGGGATCCTGCTGGGCCTGCCGCGCGCCGTCGCCGCGGACCTGATCGTGCAGTCCGCCTACGGGGCCGCCGTCATGCTCCGCGAGTCCGACGACCACCCCGTCATCCTGCGGGAGAACGTCACCTCACCGGCGGGGACCACGATCTCCGCCATCCGTGAGCTCGAACGTCACGGAGTGCGTGCGGCGCTCATCGCCGCGATCGAGGCCGCCCGCGACCGATCGGTGGAGCTGGGACGGACGGTGCAGAAGTGA
- a CDS encoding thioesterase family protein, whose product MSAPAQEVTRRPFSESTVVADAGDGRFTAEIGERFAVGDKAHGGLLMVLLAKAALGRLAAGTGTALDPVAISTEFLRAPGLGPVEMSTEVLKLGRTASVAAVRMTQGDKLMLTATVTAGRLPTDAPRWSDLPDIAAEPPAEALDRSASRLVPAVGLAASTEVRYDGETIPFVRGEQGPPIIRGWTRPIGEEPDVLYALLAGDILPPTLFNLGDPGWAPTVQLTALLRAHPAPGWLRLESRSASVRGTWFDEDVTVVDSAGRLVCQARQIALAPLPRP is encoded by the coding sequence ATGAGCGCCCCCGCGCAGGAGGTGACCCGGCGCCCGTTCTCGGAGTCGACGGTCGTCGCGGACGCCGGCGACGGCCGGTTCACCGCCGAGATCGGTGAGCGGTTCGCGGTCGGGGACAAGGCCCATGGCGGACTGCTGATGGTGCTGCTGGCCAAGGCCGCGCTGGGCCGGCTGGCCGCCGGGACGGGCACCGCGCTCGACCCCGTCGCGATCAGCACCGAGTTCCTGCGGGCTCCGGGCCTCGGGCCCGTCGAGATGAGCACGGAGGTGCTCAAGCTGGGCCGCACGGCGTCGGTCGCCGCGGTCCGGATGACCCAGGGCGACAAGCTCATGCTGACGGCCACGGTGACCGCAGGCCGGCTGCCCACGGACGCACCGCGCTGGTCCGACCTGCCGGACATCGCCGCGGAGCCGCCCGCCGAGGCGCTCGACCGGAGCGCGAGCCGGCTCGTCCCGGCCGTGGGGCTCGCCGCCTCCACGGAGGTCCGCTACGACGGCGAGACGATCCCGTTCGTCCGGGGCGAGCAGGGTCCGCCGATCATCCGCGGCTGGACGCGACCGATCGGCGAGGAGCCCGACGTCCTCTACGCGCTGCTTGCGGGGGACATCCTGCCGCCGACGCTGTTCAACCTCGGCGACCCGGGCTGGGCGCCGACGGTGCAGCTCACCGCGTTGCTCCGGGCCCACCCGGCGCCGGGCTGGCTGCGCCTGGAGTCCCGCTCGGCGTCGGTGCGGGGAACCTGGTTCGACGAGGACGTCACCGTCGTCGACTCGGCGGGCCGGCTGGTCTGCCAGGCCCGCCAGATCGCCCTGGCGCCGCTGCCCCGCCCCTGA
- a CDS encoding sugar phosphate isomerase/epimerase family protein, giving the protein MPPVALSTASVYPEPAAAAFEIAADLGYDGVELMIWTDPVSQDVRAVDRLVRRYGVPVLAVHAPCLAVTQRVWGSDPIGRIRRSVVAADLLGARTVVLHPPFRWQRRYAGAFSDEVARAGETAGVRLAVENMFPVRRGGIRTVPYSPGFDPTEVGHAFYTLDLSHTAAAGSDALAMQERMGAGLVHVHLTDGSGTPRDEHLVPGRGNQPCREVCERLSAGPFAHAGGVVVLEVSTRRARTRQARVAMLNDSLLYARLNLQPGPVPAPRPGPAPIRVTGLM; this is encoded by the coding sequence GTGCCGCCGGTCGCGCTCTCCACCGCGTCCGTCTACCCCGAACCGGCCGCCGCCGCGTTCGAGATCGCCGCGGACCTGGGCTACGACGGCGTCGAGCTGATGATCTGGACGGATCCGGTGAGCCAGGACGTCCGCGCGGTCGACCGGCTCGTCCGGCGCTACGGCGTCCCCGTGCTGGCCGTGCACGCCCCCTGCCTGGCCGTGACCCAGCGCGTGTGGGGTTCGGACCCGATCGGCCGTATCCGGCGTTCCGTCGTCGCCGCGGACCTCCTGGGGGCCCGCACCGTCGTCCTGCACCCGCCGTTCCGCTGGCAGCGCCGCTACGCCGGCGCGTTCTCCGACGAGGTCGCCCGGGCCGGCGAGACCGCCGGCGTCCGGCTGGCCGTCGAGAACATGTTCCCGGTGCGCCGTGGCGGGATCCGGACCGTCCCGTACTCGCCCGGCTTCGATCCCACCGAGGTCGGCCACGCCTTCTACACTCTCGATCTCTCGCACACCGCCGCCGCCGGCTCGGACGCCCTCGCGATGCAGGAGCGGATGGGCGCCGGCCTCGTGCACGTCCACCTGACGGACGGGAGCGGCACCCCGCGGGACGAGCACCTCGTCCCCGGCCGCGGCAACCAGCCCTGCCGCGAGGTCTGCGAACGGCTGAGCGCCGGCCCGTTCGCCCACGCCGGCGGCGTCGTCGTCCTCGAGGTCAGCACCCGGCGGGCCCGGACTCGCCAGGCGCGTGTGGCGATGCTCAATGATTCGCTGCTCTACGCGAGGCTGAACCTGCAGCCCGGGCCGGTCCCCGCGCCCCGTCCGGGCCCGGCGCCGATCCGCGTGACCGGGTTGATGTAG
- a CDS encoding Ppx/GppA phosphatase family protein, whose translation MRLGVLDVGSNTVHLLVVDAHRGGHPTPMTSEKAELRLAEHLDRDGALDRSGADSLVAAVHKARDASIALGCDDLLAFATSALRDATNSAAVLTRVRAETGVVLQVVPGEDEARFTFLAVRRWYGWSAGRLLVLDIGGGSLELATGRDEHPAAAASLPLGAGRLTRDHFTSDPPSRAEVAALREKLDADLAPVARDLRRRGEPDLAVGTSKTFRSLARLTGAQPSSAGLRVRRTLTDVGLRQLVSFISRMSSADLAELEGVSASRAHQVVAGALVAEAAMRALKVSELDICPWALREGVILRRLDTLDGSSRSDRSAQDAPSALGRLTSDEARCSG comes from the coding sequence GTGCGCCTGGGTGTGCTCGACGTCGGTTCCAACACCGTCCATCTGCTCGTGGTGGACGCGCATCGTGGTGGGCACCCGACCCCGATGACGTCGGAGAAGGCGGAGCTGCGCCTCGCCGAGCACCTGGACCGGGACGGGGCGCTGGACCGCTCCGGCGCGGACTCCCTGGTCGCGGCGGTGCACAAGGCGCGGGACGCGTCGATCGCGCTCGGCTGCGACGACCTGCTCGCCTTCGCCACGTCCGCTCTGCGGGACGCCACCAACTCCGCCGCCGTGCTCACCCGGGTCCGGGCGGAGACGGGCGTCGTGCTCCAGGTCGTGCCGGGGGAGGACGAGGCCCGCTTCACCTTCCTGGCCGTCCGCCGCTGGTACGGCTGGTCCGCCGGACGGCTGCTGGTCCTGGACATCGGCGGCGGGTCGCTCGAGCTCGCCACCGGGCGGGACGAGCACCCGGCCGCGGCCGCGTCGCTGCCGCTCGGGGCGGGCCGGCTCACCCGGGACCACTTCACCTCGGACCCGCCCAGCCGCGCGGAGGTCGCCGCGCTGCGCGAGAAGCTCGACGCGGACCTCGCGCCGGTGGCCCGGGATCTGCGGCGCCGCGGGGAACCGGATCTGGCCGTCGGGACGTCCAAGACGTTCCGCTCGCTCGCCCGGCTCACCGGTGCGCAGCCGTCGAGCGCCGGGCTGCGGGTCCGCCGCACGCTCACCGACGTGGGGCTGCGCCAGCTCGTGTCCTTCATCAGCCGGATGTCCTCCGCGGACCTCGCCGAGTTGGAGGGGGTGAGCGCGAGCCGGGCCCACCAGGTCGTCGCGGGCGCCCTCGTCGCGGAGGCCGCGATGCGCGCGCTGAAGGTGTCCGAACTCGACATCTGCCCTTGGGCGTTGCGCGAAGGAGTGATCCTGCGGAGGCTGGACACGCTCGATGGGTCGTCCCGGAGCGACCGCTCGGCGCAGGACGCGCCATCAGCACTTGGACGCTTGACCTCGGACGAGGCACGGTGTAGCGGATGA
- a CDS encoding sensor histidine kinase produces the protein MRTRIVTLAVAAAALAIGLFGVPLAIGLAQSFATDERLALQRVADLAAGSVVTEMAHAGRPTWLPDPGDDTELALYNDDDLRILGRGPGSGDEQVKQALNGRASQTTTTRAVIVTVPVRGEDGINGAVRAATPLGSVYQELMPVWLGMLGLAALVLTVVWAVARRQATRLARPLNGLADDAERLGEGDFSVRSTAVGIREIDSVGNALDSTASRLDALLARERAFSADASHQLRTPLAELRLRLEAALDQPEPDWRSEVAESLGAADRLQRTIDELLFLARELPGNHGAPADVHTLVSEIENGWGHRLAASGRALELDVAPQLPRPQASAAATRQVLAVLLDNAELHGLGTVRVTVRETGDAIAVDVSDDGPGLDPDTPAAPFSSSPEHAPGHGIGLALARRLAEAEGGRLVLAQASPPVFTLFIPARWDPEPPADEGRDGVSDPDVQISAADRG, from the coding sequence ATGCGCACCCGCATCGTCACCCTGGCTGTTGCGGCGGCCGCACTCGCCATCGGGCTGTTCGGTGTGCCGCTCGCGATCGGCCTTGCGCAGTCCTTCGCGACCGACGAGCGCCTGGCCCTGCAGCGGGTTGCCGATCTCGCGGCGGGGTCGGTAGTGACGGAAATGGCACACGCCGGGAGACCGACCTGGCTGCCCGACCCCGGCGACGACACCGAACTCGCCCTCTACAACGACGACGACCTGCGAATCCTCGGCCGGGGTCCGGGCTCGGGCGATGAACAGGTCAAGCAGGCGTTGAACGGACGCGCCTCCCAGACCACCACCACCCGCGCCGTGATCGTGACGGTCCCGGTGAGGGGCGAGGACGGCATCAACGGCGCCGTCCGTGCGGCCACCCCGCTCGGGTCGGTCTACCAGGAGCTCATGCCGGTGTGGCTGGGCATGCTCGGGCTCGCCGCTCTCGTACTGACCGTCGTGTGGGCCGTTGCAAGGCGCCAGGCGACGCGTCTGGCGCGACCGCTGAACGGTCTCGCCGACGATGCGGAGAGGCTCGGTGAGGGCGACTTCAGTGTGCGGTCGACCGCTGTAGGGATAAGGGAGATCGATTCGGTCGGCAACGCGCTCGACAGCACGGCTTCCCGCCTCGACGCACTCCTCGCCCGGGAGCGGGCGTTCTCGGCGGATGCGTCGCACCAGCTGCGAACGCCCCTCGCCGAGCTTCGCCTGCGGCTCGAGGCGGCGCTCGACCAGCCCGAACCGGACTGGCGCTCGGAGGTCGCCGAGAGCCTCGGCGCGGCCGACCGGCTTCAGAGGACCATCGACGAACTACTGTTTCTCGCCCGCGAACTTCCCGGAAACCACGGTGCGCCCGCCGACGTCCATACCCTCGTATCCGAGATCGAGAACGGGTGGGGACACCGGCTGGCCGCCTCGGGCCGGGCACTCGAACTCGACGTCGCCCCTCAGCTCCCGAGACCGCAGGCGTCAGCGGCGGCGACCAGGCAGGTGCTGGCCGTCCTGCTGGACAACGCCGAACTGCACGGGCTGGGCACGGTCCGAGTCACAGTGCGGGAGACCGGCGACGCCATCGCCGTGGATGTCTCGGACGACGGCCCGGGGCTTGATCCGGATACTCCGGCAGCGCCGTTCAGCAGCAGCCCGGAACATGCGCCGGGACACGGCATCGGGCTCGCCCTCGCCCGTCGCCTCGCCGAGGCGGAGGGCGGTCGTCTCGTGCTCGCGCAGGCGTCGCCACCGGTGTTCACCCTGTTCATCCCGGCGCGATGGGACCCGGAACCACCCGCGGACGAGGGCCGGGACGGTGTCTCGGATCCGGACGTTCAGATCTCCGCCGCGGATCGCGGGTAG
- a CDS encoding response regulator transcription factor, with protein sequence MTRVLIVEDEESFADPLAFLLRKEGFTTAVAITGQQALEEFDRNGADIVLLDLMLPGMSGTDVCKALRTRSAVPVIMVTARDSEIDKVVGLELGADDYVTKPYSARELIARVRAVLRRGGDGAGEPESGGAVLEAGPVRMDVDRHVVSVGGAEVALPLKEFDLLEYLLRNAGRVLTRGQLIDRVWGADYVGDTKTLDVHVKRLRAKVETDPSVPKHLVTVRGLGYKFET encoded by the coding sequence ATGACCAGGGTGCTGATCGTCGAGGACGAGGAGTCCTTCGCGGACCCGCTCGCCTTCCTGCTGCGGAAGGAGGGCTTCACCACCGCCGTCGCGATCACCGGACAGCAGGCGCTGGAGGAGTTCGACCGCAACGGCGCGGACATCGTGCTGCTCGACCTCATGCTCCCCGGCATGAGCGGCACGGACGTCTGCAAGGCGCTGCGCACGCGCTCCGCCGTCCCGGTGATCATGGTGACGGCGCGGGACAGCGAGATCGACAAGGTGGTGGGCCTCGAGCTGGGCGCCGACGACTACGTCACCAAGCCCTACTCGGCCCGCGAGCTCATCGCGCGCGTCCGGGCGGTCCTGCGTCGCGGCGGTGACGGCGCAGGCGAGCCCGAGAGCGGCGGCGCGGTGCTCGAGGCGGGCCCGGTGCGGATGGACGTCGACCGGCACGTCGTGAGCGTCGGCGGGGCGGAGGTGGCGCTGCCGCTCAAGGAGTTCGACCTCCTGGAGTACCTGCTCCGCAACGCCGGCCGGGTGCTCACCCGTGGCCAGCTGATCGACCGGGTCTGGGGGGCGGACTACGTCGGGGACACCAAGACCCTCGACGTGCACGTCAAGCGGCTGCGGGCGAAGGTCGAGACGGACCCGTCGGTGCCGAAGCACCTGGTCACGGTCCGGGGCCTGGGCTACAAGTTCGAGACCTGA
- a CDS encoding sensor histidine kinase → MTVLASVLVAVAALLVGGGAGLLLGLRSRSRAGGTSRPRDRRDVPTLAELLQRVFRSAGGGTAVFAPSGDVVLANARATELGVVRDGRPDPRAWAACQQVLADGSPCEVDLSPLEYRARRPTAVVATVRPLGDGFTVVEAADTSEVVRLEATRRDFVANVSHELKTPVGAVGLLAEAVLDAADDPVEVHRFASKILRESTRLGSLVTELIALSRLTGAEKLPELAAVDVDDVVEESLARARLSAEAAGIEITVDDPAGLKVDGDRTLLVTALVNLVENAIAYSPPEASVSVTRRLAGAWIEIAVTDRGIGIAPEHQERVFERFFRVDPARSRATGGTGLGLAIVKHVLANHGGEVRLWSRPGTGSTFTMRLPVRGADVPETDTPGLPDPAADAGRAGGST, encoded by the coding sequence GTGACCGTGCTGGCGTCCGTGCTGGTGGCCGTCGCCGCCCTCCTCGTCGGGGGTGGGGCCGGTCTCCTGCTCGGCCTGCGTTCCCGGTCCCGCGCGGGAGGGACGTCCCGCCCGCGCGACCGGCGGGACGTCCCCACCCTCGCGGAGCTGCTGCAGCGGGTGTTCCGCTCCGCCGGCGGCGGGACGGCCGTGTTCGCCCCGAGCGGGGACGTCGTCCTGGCCAACGCCCGCGCGACCGAGCTCGGCGTGGTCCGGGACGGGCGCCCGGACCCGCGGGCCTGGGCCGCCTGCCAGCAGGTGCTCGCCGACGGCTCGCCCTGCGAGGTGGATCTCTCGCCACTGGAGTACCGCGCGCGCCGGCCCACGGCCGTCGTCGCCACGGTGCGGCCGCTGGGGGACGGGTTCACCGTCGTCGAGGCGGCGGACACCTCCGAGGTCGTGCGGCTCGAGGCCACCCGGCGGGACTTCGTCGCGAACGTGTCGCACGAGCTCAAGACGCCGGTCGGTGCCGTCGGGCTGCTGGCCGAGGCGGTGCTCGACGCCGCGGACGACCCCGTCGAGGTCCACCGCTTCGCCAGCAAGATCCTGCGCGAGTCGACCCGGCTCGGCTCCCTCGTCACCGAGCTGATCGCGCTCTCCCGACTGACCGGCGCGGAGAAGCTGCCCGAGCTGGCCGCCGTCGACGTCGACGACGTCGTGGAGGAGTCCCTCGCCCGGGCCCGGCTCTCCGCCGAGGCCGCGGGCATCGAGATCACCGTCGACGACCCGGCCGGCCTCAAGGTCGACGGGGACCGGACGCTGCTGGTCACCGCCCTGGTCAACCTCGTCGAGAACGCCATCGCGTACTCGCCGCCCGAGGCCTCGGTCTCGGTCACCCGGCGGCTCGCGGGCGCCTGGATCGAGATCGCGGTGACCGACCGCGGCATCGGGATCGCCCCCGAGCACCAGGAACGCGTCTTCGAGCGCTTCTTCCGCGTCGACCCCGCACGCTCGCGGGCGACCGGCGGAACCGGGCTCGGCCTGGCCATCGTCAAGCACGTGCTCGCCAACCACGGTGGCGAGGTGCGGCTGTGGAGCAGGCCCGGGACCGGGTCCACCTTCACCATGCGGCTGCCCGTCCGCGGCGCCGACGTCCCGGAGACCGACACTCCGGGACTCCCCGATCCGGCGGCGGACGCCGGCAGAGCTGGAGGATCGACATGA
- a CDS encoding phosphoglyceromutase: MPTLVLLRHGQSDWNVRNLFTGWVDVPLSEVGEAEAVRGGELMKEAGLLPDVLHTSLLRRAINTANLALDAADRHWIPVRRDWRLNERHYGALQGKDKKQIREEFGEEQFMTWRRSYDVPPPPIEKGSEWSQDGDPRYAGIEAPLTECLADVVARMLPYWDEAIVPDLRAGRTVLVAAHGNSLRALVEELDGISDEDIAGLNIPTGIPLRYELDDDLKPTTPGGVYLDPAAAEEAIKGVANQGR, encoded by the coding sequence ATGCCGACACTCGTGCTACTACGCCACGGACAGAGCGACTGGAACGTCAGGAACCTGTTCACCGGATGGGTCGACGTGCCCCTGTCGGAGGTCGGCGAGGCCGAGGCCGTCCGCGGGGGTGAGCTGATGAAGGAGGCCGGGCTGCTCCCGGACGTCCTGCACACCTCGCTGCTGCGCCGCGCGATCAACACCGCGAACCTCGCCCTCGACGCGGCCGACCGGCACTGGATCCCCGTCCGGCGCGACTGGCGGCTCAACGAGCGGCACTACGGCGCGCTGCAGGGCAAGGACAAGAAGCAGATCCGCGAGGAGTTCGGCGAGGAGCAGTTCATGACCTGGCGCCGCTCCTACGACGTGCCGCCGCCGCCGATCGAGAAGGGCTCGGAGTGGTCCCAGGACGGCGACCCGCGCTACGCCGGCATCGAGGCCCCGCTCACCGAGTGCCTCGCGGACGTCGTCGCGCGCATGCTGCCGTACTGGGACGAGGCCATCGTGCCCGACCTGCGGGCGGGGAGGACGGTGCTGGTCGCGGCGCACGGAAACTCCCTGCGGGCCCTGGTCGAGGAGCTCGACGGGATATCCGACGAGGACATCGCCGGCCTCAACATCCCCACCGGCATCCCGCTGCGCTACGAGCTCGACGACGACCTGAAGCCCACGACGCCGGGCGGGGTCTACCTGGACCCGGCCGCCGCGGAGGAGGCCATCAAGGGCGTGGCGAACCAGGGCCGCTGA
- a CDS encoding MarR family winged helix-turn-helix transcriptional regulator, translating to MAATTLLDGALDRQLQREAGMPLAYYQILAMLSEVPGRTLRMSELADITQSSQSRISHAVARLERQGWVLRRPCPDDRRSTFAELTPAGVAALTAAAPGHVRSVRENLFDVLSAEQVGQLAAICRAMLGPLTADPDAPPVPGACAD from the coding sequence GTGGCGGCGACGACCCTGCTCGACGGCGCGCTGGACCGCCAGCTGCAACGCGAGGCCGGGATGCCGCTGGCGTACTACCAGATCCTGGCGATGCTCTCCGAGGTACCGGGCCGGACGCTGCGGATGAGCGAGCTCGCGGACATCACCCAGAGCTCGCAGAGCCGGATCAGCCACGCCGTGGCCCGGCTCGAGCGGCAGGGCTGGGTGCTGCGCCGCCCCTGCCCGGACGACCGGCGCAGCACCTTCGCCGAGCTCACGCCGGCGGGTGTGGCCGCGCTGACCGCGGCTGCGCCCGGGCACGTGCGCAGCGTCCGGGAGAACCTGTTCGACGTGCTGAGCGCCGAGCAGGTCGGTCAGCTCGCCGCGATCTGCCGCGCGATGCTCGGCCCGCTCACCGCCGATCCGGACGCCCCGCCCGTCCCCGGCGCCTGTGCGGACTGA